The Fibrobacter sp. sequence ACTTGAGCACCTTGCTGCGGCAGGTTTCGTTGAACTTGTCGACGCCGAGCTTCTGGATTTCGGCAACGCCGGCGAGGCCCAGTTCGTTCTGAACGAGAGATTCAATCGGAAGGCCGTGGCAGTCCCAACCGAAACCGCGCGGAACCTTCTTGCCCTTCATGGTCCAGTAACGCGGAACGATATCCTTGATGGTACCGGCAAGCAGGTGACCGTAGTGCGGAAGGCCCGTTGCAAACGGAGGGCCATCGTAGAAAGTGTACGGTTCGGTTTCCGGACGGCTGTCAAGCGACTTCTTGAAACTTTCGTCTTTGTCCCACAGGCCGAGCACGCGCTCTTCAATCTGCGGGAAGGTCTCTTCTTTCTTTACTTCACGGAACATGGTTTTCCTCGGAACAGTGGAATGCAAGGTGTCATCCTGAGCGGAGCCCGTCAGGGCGCAGCCGAAGGATCCAGACCGGCATTTACCACATGGACATTGAATTTTCGGCGGTAAATTTAGTAAAAAGGCGCTTATGATATCAAGAAAAGGTCTCCGATATACCACAAATCAATGATTTTGAGCCAGAGCAATCAGGCAAGCCTTAAATTCGTCGATATTTTTAATCTCGTAGCCTTCGACATATTCAATGCCAGATTCTTCATGCGTGTACAATTGAAAGTAAGGTGCGTTTTCTGCCTTGCATGTTTCACTGGTGAGTTTTGAATCGCTAAAGTAATGCAGGTGGCAGACTGCGCTGCCAGAGGTGAGGTCCAGATCAACTTCAGATTGGGAACCGGAATAGTACTGGATGCGGTGAGTATTTTCACCGATGGTGACAGAAAATTCCTGACCGCCGATAGTGAAGGCGACGGCGTATTTGCTTTGACTTGAAATGGTCACTTCGGACGGAACGGTAATTCCGCCCTCTTGAAGGAAAAATGATGAAGGAAAAATTGATACGTTTTGAATTTCACCTTTCTTGATGCTTATAATGGATTCGTAAAGGTAACGCATGGCGTAGGTGTCCGTGTAACTCTCGTCTTTGTCCAAGGTTCCATCGCTTGGAATTAAAGATTCCGGTGGAATACAGCTCCCATCTGTTTGTGTGGTATATACGAGCTGAGAATCTGCTTCAAAGACATAATGGATTGTGTATGGTTTTGATTTATTGTTACAAGAAATGGAACCCGCTTCGTAGTCGCAAGTCGTGAACGCCCAGTCTCCGAGGAGGTTGTTCGCAGAACCACCTACCAAAACCGTGGTCATAGTATCGGGATCGCCTTCTTTACTTTGAATTAAGACTAGAGTGTCTCCGACAAATATGTAACTGCGGTTATATTGCTTTACTTCGTCTATATGGGAGAAAACATAGTTGCCATTTAGATGTTGACATTCGTCATAGGAATGGTCTTCCAATATGGTGAATTTCTTATTCTCCTTGTCATGGATGTATTTGTATCGAAAATTAGTGGAACAGTAGTCACCAACGCTTCCGATTGCGCTGGAACTGCTTCCAATACTGGACGAAGAAGCCGTTGTTGCTGAAGAGGACGACTCCATACTGGAGGAAGATTCTACGGCACTCGATGGCGTCGTGGATTCGCTGGAGGTTGCGTCGGCTGAACTTTCGATTGAGGGGTCGATGTCTTCTACGCTGCTGGAAGATTCCAGAGGCGGATTTACGACGCTGGGAGTGTCACTGTCTCCGCATGCGGAAATAAAAATTCCAGACACCAATACCATGCAAGAATAAAAGAATGACTTGCCTGAAACAATCTTCATATTAATGCCCCCGGATTTGTAGGTTCTTTAATAGTGGGTTCATGAATAACCATATTCATTACCATTTAATGTTAAAAAGATAGAAAAAAGCCTTTTTTTGTCTTGTGCAAGCCCCTTTTTATTCCAATTTGGAATAGGGTTTTGTGCTATTTATTCCTTTTTTGGTGGTTTTTTGAGGGATTTTCTAATAGTTTATCCACAGACATTTCGTGAAATACTAAGGAATAATAAGGAGTTTTCCCCATGTCTAAAGAAAAAACTCATTTGGGACACATAATCCTGATCACCCTGTCCGCTGCTATCGGCGGCTTCCTGTTCGGCTTCGATTCCTCCGTTATCAACGGTGCGAACGGCGCTCTCAAAATACATTTCAATGCGACGGATTACCAGCTTGCCTGGGCTGTTTCGCTTGCGCTGATCGGTGCCGCGGTCGGCGCTTATTTCGCTGGCAGACTTGCCGACAAGTTCGGCCGTGTCCGTTGCATGCTCGCTGCTTCGGGACTCTTCCTTGTGAGTGCTATCGGTTCGGGTGTCCCGTTCGGCATCCCGGATTTTATCGTGTGGCGTGTCATCGGCGGCGTGGGTATCGGTGTCGCTAGCATCATTGCGCCTATCTACATTGCCGAAACGGCTCCTGCTCACTTGCGCGGGCGTCTCGGTTCCATGCAGCAGTTCGCCATCGTGATTGGTATCTTCGTGGCGCTGCTTTCGAACTACCTCATCGTGCGCATCGCTGGTTCGGCGAACAACGTGTGCTGCGGCGGGTTCAAGGCCTGGCAGATTATGTTCTGGGTCGAAATCATTCCGGCTGCGCTTTACGGCATTGCCGCCTGGAGGCTTCCGGAATCTCCGCGTTACCTTGTTCAAAAAGGCCGCTTGGAAGAGGCAAAGGAAGTCCTCTCTAGGATTGATTCCGAGGGCGTGGACAAGGAAATCGCTTCCATTCACGACACCTTCAAGAACGAAAAGCCCGCTAAACTCGCGGACCTGTTCGAAATGGTCGGCGGCAAGAAGCGCATCGCCCCGATTGTATGGGCTGGTCTCGGACTTGCCATTTTGCAGCAGCTCGTGGGTATCAACGTGATTTTCTACTACGGCACTATGCTTTGGCAGAGCGTCGGTTTTGGTGAGAGCGACGCGTTCCTCACCAGCGTGATTTCGAGCGGTATCAACCTGATCATGACGATTGCAGCCATCATGCTTATCGACAAGATTGGCCGCAAGCCGCTCCTGCTTATCGGTAGCGTTGGCATGGCGGTTACCCTCAGCACCCTCACCATCTGCTTCTTGAGCGCGAATGCCGACGGCAGCCTCCCCAGCGCGGCGGGTGTTGTCGCCCTCATCGCGGCGAACCTCTACATCACCTTCTTCGCGGTGTCTTGGGGCCCGGTCATGTGGGTTATGCTCGGCGAAATGTTCAACAACCGCATCCGTGCCGTGGCTATCGCCATATGCGGACTTGCTCAGTGGGGCGCAAACTTCGTCGTCTCCTGGAGCTTCCCGGTACTTGCCGGCAAGGGCGGCATCGGTGTCGGCCCCACCTACGCCATCTATTCCTTCTTCGCCATCTTCAGCATATTCTTTGTGGCCAAGTTCATCAAGGAAACGAAGGGCAAGGAACTCGAAGAGATGTAAGGCCGCTATCGTTTTCGCGGGTATCTTTTCAAAACGCATGGTGATGAACCATGCGTTTTTTTTTGCGGGGTTAACGCTTTGCGTGTCATGCCCGGATTCTAAAAAAAGTGCGAATAGGGTCTAAATCTAAAATCCTGTATACAGCTATTGTTTTCGCCAAATATGCTCCGTTTTTATCCATAATTTGGTGTAAAGCAGTACAACACATTTAGTATCGCATTTGTCCTTTTTTGCTCCTGTGTCAGTTATCTTTATGGAACAAATAAAGGAGGACTAAAAATGAAAAATTTTTCTGCTATTTCGGCTGCGTTGTGCCTTGGCGCATTTGCTGCAACCGTTTCGTTTGCGGAGGGGGCTCCCACTTGTTTCTTTGACGAGAACGGGGCTTATTTTGGCCCGGATTGTGACGAGACGAACTACAGTGGCGCCTACTACACTGGCGATTACACCAGCCCGTTCAAAAAGTACCTGGGCAAGACCGATGAAGAAATCCAGGCTAAGCTGGACAAAATGTGGAATCACTACTTCAAGGGTGACAACAACAGCAAAATTTATTACGACCAGGGCAATGAAGCCTACATTTTCGACACGGGTAACAACGACGTCCGTTCCGAAGGCATGAGCTACGGCATGATGATTTCCGTGCAGACCAACCACAAGGAAGAATTCGACAAGATTTGGAATTGGGCCAAGAGCCACATGTGGCACAAGAGCGGTGGTTGGGACGGCTACTTTGCTTGGAAGCGCGGCACGAACGGCACCGGCGGTGACGACAACTGCGCTCCGGACGGTGAAATGTACTTTATGATGTCCTTGCTCTTTGCGGCCAACCGCTGGAATGACCCGCAGTACATGGAAGATGCCCAGTATATCTTGAAGAGAATGTGGGACAACAGCCAGCATAGTCTCTTTAACCCGCAACATTACGTCATCACGTTCCAGCCGCAGGGCAACGAGAACAATTTCTCTGACCCGTCGTACGATTTGCCGGCGTTTGTCGATTTGTTCTCCCGCTGGTCCACCACCAATCAGGACAAGTGGAAAAAGGCTGCCAAGGCGACCCGCGATCACCTGTACAAATCATCCAATACGAAATCCGGCTTGTTCTCGGATTACAACAACTTTGACGGAACACCCCATGGCGTGAACTACAACCAGAATGCCGAAAGGTACATGTACGACGCCATGCGCTGCGCCATGAACTTCGGCATGGACTACTACCTGTTCGGCGCCGATTCCGCACGTCAGGTGGAAATGGCTAAGCGCATTATCGACTTCTTCGAAAAAGATGGTTACAGGCATGGCCGTTTCAATTGGGACGGCAGCAACCCCTCCGAAAGCTACACCCTGGGAGAAACGGGTGCGAACGCCGTGGCCGCCCTCGCGCTTAAGGACATGGATGGTTACGAAGACATTATCAAGAGTAACCTGAAGAAGGCTTGGGACGCAAACCTCATGACGGGCCAGTACCGCTATTACGACGGCCTGGTGCACTACCTTGCCATGCTTCACCTCTCCGGTAGTTTCAAAATCTGGAAACCCGCTCCGGATATCAAGACCAAGACCATCAGCGGCACGGAATACAACGGCCAGACTTTTGCCGCAGGCGACACCATCGACGTGTTTGAATCTTGCCAGCTTTACAAGGCGACATTCGAGGCCGGGATGGGATTCACTCCCATACGCCAGCGTTCTGCCGAGTACAAGATGGAGCGCAACTACGACCTGAATGGTTGCAGGCTGAACGGCATGAAGAACAGGGCCCGCGGTGCCTACTACGGGAAGAAGGTTCTGGTGAAGTAAACTGCAATCGATATTCCGTGACCACATCGTGGTGGCGGAATTCGATGTGAATCTTTTTGGCGGGCTTTGCCCCGCCTTTTTTTTTGTCTATCTTTTCGAGTAGTTCTTGGAGGTTCCGGGTCTATGCATATTCTCGAAAAGATCAGTGAATTCGTGGGCAAGTGGATGGCGGTTGTCGTGCTCGTGATTGCGGCGCTCTCGCTGTTCGTCCCGAAATCGACGCTCTGGATTGAACTTTCGTGGGTGAATTACCTGCTGATGGTCGTGATGTTCGGCATGGGGCTCACGCTCAAGCTCGGCGATTTCAAGCTCGTGTTTACGCGCCCTAAGGAAATTACCATCGGGTGTGCGGCGCAGTTTATCGTGATGCCGGCACTCGCGTTTTTGCTTTCCATGATTTTCGGGCTCGATGCCGCGCTGATGGCGGGCGTGGTCCTCGTGGGAACTTGCCCGGGCGGGACATCTAGCAATGTCATCACTTACCTTTCGAAAGGCGACGTGGCGCTTTCTGTTGGCATGACCAGCGTGAACACGTTGCTCGCTCCTGTGCTGACGCCCGCGATTACGTATTTGCTTTTGCGCACGACCGTGAACGTGGATGTGATGACGATGTTCCTTTCTATCGTGAAAGTCGTGATTGTGCCGATTGCGCTCGGGTTCGTCATCAACAAGTTCTTCGGCAAGTTTACGGCGCGTGCTGTGAAGGTTCTGCCGCTGGTTTCCGTGATAGCGATTGCGATGATTGTTGCCGCTGTTGTTTCGCATAACGCCGCAAAGATTCTCTCGACGGGCGCAGTCGTTTTCGCTGTGGTGATTCTCCACAACCTGCTCGGTTACGGCTGCGGTTTCGGGCTCGGCAAGTTGCTCAAGTTCTCGACGCCCAAGACGAAGGCGCTCTCCATTGAAATCGGCATGCAGAATTCAGGACTTGCCACAAGCCTTGCGGCGACCGCATTCTCGTCGCTTGCCATGGCGACCGTCCCCGGCGCCATCTTCTCCGTGTGGCACAACATCTCCGGCGCAATTCTCGCGAATATTTACCGCCGAAAGGAATAAAAAGATTTCGCAGAGAATAAACGCCGCGCCCACCCTCTGTCATCCTGGAGCCGCGTAGCGGCGATAGGATCCAATAAGCATCTCCAGCATAATTATGACCATTGAATACAAAAACACCCACGATTTTTCTGAACAAGATTTAAAAGACCTCTTCCTCTCTGTCGAATGGTCCTCGGGGCATTTCCCCGACAAGCTCGTCATCGCGATGAAGAACTTTAAGACCGTCATTTCCGCATGGGATGGCGATAAGCTCGTCGGCATGATCTGCGCCATGGACGACGGCATCATGAACGCCTACGTACATTACCTGCTCGTGCGCCCCGAATATCAGGGTCAAAGCATCGGGAAAGTCCTCGTCGATAAAGTTCACGAAAAGTACAAGGATTACCTCCGCATTGTCGTGGTCGCCTACAACGAGGAACTCGCTTTCTACGAACATTGCGGCTTCAAGAAGGCGGATGACGCCAGTGCGATGTTTATTACGAGTCTGTGGACTTAGATGTCAGTTTAGATTCGCCAAAATCATAGGAATTAGCGTCTTGGGGTCATCCATCTTGCTAAAGGCAAAACATTGTTTGCCCAAGTCCTTCAGTGAAGCTCCGATGAGATAAAGATCTTTGTTATCGATAATCAAAAAACGGTCATGCATCTTTTTGGTATAGTCCATAGATGCAGTCGGATACTGCTTATTGAACTGTTCGACATCAGCCTGCCGCAATTCCGCTTTCGGGTGCGTATAAATCTTGACCGAGACATTCTTTTGCTTTACCGACAATCTCTCCAAAACAGATAAATCTACATATCCGTCAATAAGGACGATTTCTTTTTTCGCCGTCTTGATGATGTCCTGGAAGAATGCGTAAGCGTCGAAAATTTGACCCTTGAAGAAAACGCCTTCCTTCGCCTTTTGAGGCGATGAATCCAACACATGGAATATCTTCGAGAAGTTTTCGTCTATCTTCCTGAATTTAGTCTCATGCTCCAAAAATTTCGCATCGACCTTATTTTCTACCGCATCCAGGCGACTTGCGATTGCGATGTTCCTATGCAAA is a genomic window containing:
- a CDS encoding sugar porter family MFS transporter, giving the protein MSKEKTHLGHIILITLSAAIGGFLFGFDSSVINGANGALKIHFNATDYQLAWAVSLALIGAAVGAYFAGRLADKFGRVRCMLAASGLFLVSAIGSGVPFGIPDFIVWRVIGGVGIGVASIIAPIYIAETAPAHLRGRLGSMQQFAIVIGIFVALLSNYLIVRIAGSANNVCCGGFKAWQIMFWVEIIPAALYGIAAWRLPESPRYLVQKGRLEEAKEVLSRIDSEGVDKEIASIHDTFKNEKPAKLADLFEMVGGKKRIAPIVWAGLGLAILQQLVGINVIFYYGTMLWQSVGFGESDAFLTSVISSGINLIMTIAAIMLIDKIGRKPLLLIGSVGMAVTLSTLTICFLSANADGSLPSAAGVVALIAANLYITFFAVSWGPVMWVMLGEMFNNRIRAVAIAICGLAQWGANFVVSWSFPVLAGKGGIGVGPTYAIYSFFAIFSIFFVAKFIKETKGKELEEM
- a CDS encoding glycosyl hydrolase family 8; protein product: MKNFSAISAALCLGAFAATVSFAEGAPTCFFDENGAYFGPDCDETNYSGAYYTGDYTSPFKKYLGKTDEEIQAKLDKMWNHYFKGDNNSKIYYDQGNEAYIFDTGNNDVRSEGMSYGMMISVQTNHKEEFDKIWNWAKSHMWHKSGGWDGYFAWKRGTNGTGGDDNCAPDGEMYFMMSLLFAANRWNDPQYMEDAQYILKRMWDNSQHSLFNPQHYVITFQPQGNENNFSDPSYDLPAFVDLFSRWSTTNQDKWKKAAKATRDHLYKSSNTKSGLFSDYNNFDGTPHGVNYNQNAERYMYDAMRCAMNFGMDYYLFGADSARQVEMAKRIIDFFEKDGYRHGRFNWDGSNPSESYTLGETGANAVAALALKDMDGYEDIIKSNLKKAWDANLMTGQYRYYDGLVHYLAMLHLSGSFKIWKPAPDIKTKTISGTEYNGQTFAAGDTIDVFESCQLYKATFEAGMGFTPIRQRSAEYKMERNYDLNGCRLNGMKNRARGAYYGKKVLVK
- a CDS encoding bile acid:sodium symporter family protein, translating into MHILEKISEFVGKWMAVVVLVIAALSLFVPKSTLWIELSWVNYLLMVVMFGMGLTLKLGDFKLVFTRPKEITIGCAAQFIVMPALAFLLSMIFGLDAALMAGVVLVGTCPGGTSSNVITYLSKGDVALSVGMTSVNTLLAPVLTPAITYLLLRTTVNVDVMTMFLSIVKVVIVPIALGFVINKFFGKFTARAVKVLPLVSVIAIAMIVAAVVSHNAAKILSTGAVVFAVVILHNLLGYGCGFGLGKLLKFSTPKTKALSIEIGMQNSGLATSLAATAFSSLAMATVPGAIFSVWHNISGAILANIYRRKE
- a CDS encoding GNAT family N-acetyltransferase; amino-acid sequence: MTIEYKNTHDFSEQDLKDLFLSVEWSSGHFPDKLVIAMKNFKTVISAWDGDKLVGMICAMDDGIMNAYVHYLLVRPEYQGQSIGKVLVDKVHEKYKDYLRIVVVAYNEELAFYEHCGFKKADDASAMFITSLWT
- a CDS encoding ORF6N domain-containing protein, with the protein product RSQFATSKLANSQIASKIVVIRDVQVLLDRDIAEMYDVEIKVLNQAVKRNAERFPEEFMFQLSSDEYRNVKKTLWSQFVTIENAEDQRGRHTKYLPYAFTEQGVAMLSAVLRSEKAIKVSIEIMNAFVQMRHYLHRNIAIASRLDAVENKVDAKFLEHETKFRKIDENFSKIFHVLDSSPQKAKEGVFFKGQIFDAYAFFQDIIKTAKKEIVLIDGYVDLSVLERLSVKQKNVSVKIYTHPKAELRQADVEQFNKQYPTASMDYTKKMHDRFLIIDNKDLYLIGASLKDLGKQCFAFSKMDDPKTLIPMILANLN